One Phoenix dactylifera cultivar Barhee BC4 chromosome 14, palm_55x_up_171113_PBpolish2nd_filt_p, whole genome shotgun sequence DNA window includes the following coding sequences:
- the LOC103696813 gene encoding protein synthesis inhibitor II-like has product MAEFTTEFDVEGKGSHWAKYTDFIEGLRHRLRERSSHNRPVLPPQENPPRRWFDLKLLSSSSNHAITLRIRRDNLYLDGYQMENPNQWLEFGDPSPQHLIPGSSFLGFDGGYPDLQRVAAETRKNISLGTEELKKAVNKLATSTSSKERAHHLIVVIQMMCESIRFDRLSKHLATQFPGSSGPPEWMLALENGWGDLSDALLDADADPERPFPFPQPNAMEIATAEQAAAALGILLDTSPLHLVIQRTKKAREKREREREREREEEFSSQRRSNLD; this is encoded by the coding sequence ATGGCGGAATTCACCACGGAGTTCGATGTTGAAGGGAAGGGTAGCCACTGGGCAAAATACACTGACTTCATTGAGGGCCTGCGCCATCGACTACGAGAGAGATCTTCACACAATCGCcccgttcttcctcctcaaGAGAATCCACCCAGGAGATGGTTCGACCTCAAACTGCTATCCAGCTCCAGCAATCATGCGATCACGCTAAGGATCCGGCGGGACAACCTGTACCTGGACGGCTACCAAATGGAGAATCCTAACCAGTGGTTAGAGTTCGGGGATCCTTCTCCACAACATCTAATTCCCGGATCCTCCTTCCTGGGCTTCGATGGTGGCTACCCTGACTTGCAACGTGTTGCCGCAGAGACGAGGAAGAACATATCCCTTGGCACGGAGGAACTCAAGAAAGCTGTTAACAAGCTCGCTACATCCACGAGTAGCAAGGAAAGGGCGCACCATTTGATTGTGGTGATCCAGATGATGTGCGAATCGATTAGATTCGATCGTCTCTCCAAACACCTTGCCACCCAATTCCCCGGAAGTTCGGGACCCCCTGAATGGATGCTGGCACTAGAGAACGGCTGGGGAGACCTCTCTGACGCGTTGCTGGACGCCGATGCCGATCCCGAGCGTCCCTTTCCCTTTCCGCAACCCAATGCTATGGAAATAGCGACGGCAGAGCAGGCGGCCGCCGCCCTTGGCATCTTGCTGGATACCTCCCCCTTGCACCTAGTTATCCAGCGCACGAAAAAGGCTcgggagaaaagagaaagagaaagagagagagaaagggaagaagaatttTCGTCGCAGAGACGTAGTAATTTGGATTGA
- the LOC103696811 gene encoding uncharacterized protein LOC103696811, which produces MNAFIWAGSHSKRDLVPDAPIRASGVFKIRCWSRSFTPPMAHQTSLPMSSRDLNLKKSFKLGIRSLLTAFSKEDVHKAFSTFTDAERDSLYRMCIQVIKSLHENIEEEFESICHETEVGTTLDMVEQLAEEHHLDILSSDKTNIEDIGEKITKAKKDEIQHLTSLLQRAEEQNDNMKARIKSLKERRNFPVTADAVEKLRSWNENYERYTSN; this is translated from the exons ATGAACGCCTTCATTTGGGCGGGCTCTCATTCGAAACGGGATCTCGTCCCCGACGCTCCAATCCGCGCTTCCGG GGTTTTTAAGATTCGTTGCTGGAGTCGTAGCTTCACTCCCCCAATGGCCCATCAAACCAGTCTGCCCATGAGTTCGAGGGATTTGAATCTCAAGAAGTCCTTTAAACTCGGGATTCGATCTCTACTCACAGCATTCTCCAAAGAG GATGTGCACAAAGCATTTTCAACATTTACAGATGCTGAAAGAGATAGCCTATATCGCATGTGTATTCAG GTCATCAAATCGTTGCATGAAAATATAGAG GAGGAGTTTGAGTCTATATGCCATGAAACAGAG GTAGGTACGACTCTTGACATGGTAGAGCAACTAGCGGAAGAGCATCATcttgacattttatcttcagaCAA GACGAACATAGAAGATATCGGAGAGAAGATAACAAAAGCAAAGAAGGATGAAATTCAACATTTGACAAGTCTGTTACAAAGG GCTGAAGAACAAAATGATAATATGAAGGCTCGCATTAAATCCCTCAAGGAGAGGCGGAACTTCCCAGTCACTGCAGATGCCGTTGAGAAG TTGAGAAGCTGGAATGAGAACTATGAACGGTATACTAGCAATTGA
- the LOC103696810 gene encoding E3 ubiquitin-protein ligase SINAT2-like isoform X1: protein MAPGSSICMEIPDSQVTDDELASASFKLDGILPPKSSTVSGIKAGSSSTSGVYELLECPVCANSMYPPIHQCPNGHTLCSSCKPRVHNHCPTCRQELGNIRCLALEKVAESLELPCKYQDLGCSEIHPYYTKLKHEQLCRFRPYSCPYAGSECLVIGDIPMLVAHLKNDHKVDMHEGCTFNHRYVKSNPHEVENATWMLTVFSCFGQYFCLHFEAFLLGLAPVYMAFLRFMGEDSEAKNFSYSLEVGGNGRKLIWQGVPRSIRDCHRKVRDSYDGLIVHRNMALFFSGGNRQELKLRVTGRIWKEQ from the exons ATGGCTCCTGGAAGCAGCATTTGCATGGAAATTCCTGATTCCCAAGTCACAGATGACGAACTTGCCAGTGCTAGCTTTAAACTTGATGGTATCCTGCCTCCTAAGTCTTCCACTGTTTCTGGTATTAAAGCAGGCTCATCCTCGACTAGTGGTGTTTACGAGCTTCTAGAATGCCCGGTCTGTGCAAACTCTATGTACCCTCCCATTCACCAG TGTCCAAATGGTCACACTCTCTGCTCAAGTTGCAAGCCTAGAGTACATAATCACTGCCCTACCTGTCGCCAAGAACTGGGTAATATCAGATGTTTAGCTCTTGAGAAGGTTGCAGAGTCACTCGAGCTTCCTTGTAAATATCAGGACCTAGGATGCTCTGAAATACATCCATACTATACTAAATTGAAACATGAGCAGCTATGCAGGTTCAGGCCCTACAGTTGCCCCTATGCAGGTTCTGAATGCCTGGTCATAGGTGATATTCCAATGCTTGTGGCCCATCTGAAAAATGATCATAAGGTGGATATGCATGAAGGCTGCACGTTCAACCACCGTTATGTGAAATCTAACCCCCACGAGGTTGAAAATGCAACATGGATGCTCACT GTCTTCAGTTGTTTTGGACAGTACTTCTGTCTTCACTTTGAGGCCTTCCTCTTGGGATTGGCTCCAGTTTACATGGcgttcttaagatttatgggtGAAGACAGCGAAGCAAAGAACTTCAGTTACAGTCTGGAAGTGGGTGGCAATGGCCGAAAACTGATATGGCAGGGAGTGCCGAGGAGTATCAGGGACTGCCACAGGAAGGTTCGAGATAGCTATGATGGATTGATCGTCCACCGAAACATGGCCCTGTTCTTCTCAGGTGGCAACAGGCAGGAGCTGAAACTGCGAGTGACTGGTCGAATTTGGAAAGAGCAATGA
- the LOC103696810 gene encoding E3 ubiquitin-protein ligase DIS1-like isoform X2 has translation MLGSLGVASTPNSVALCPNGHTLCSSCKPRVHNHCPTCRQELGNIRCLALEKVAESLELPCKYQDLGCSEIHPYYTKLKHEQLCRFRPYSCPYAGSECLVIGDIPMLVAHLKNDHKVDMHEGCTFNHRYVKSNPHEVENATWMLTVFSCFGQYFCLHFEAFLLGLAPVYMAFLRFMGEDSEAKNFSYSLEVGGNGRKLIWQGVPRSIRDCHRKVRDSYDGLIVHRNMALFFSGGNRQELKLRVTGRIWKEQ, from the exons ATGCTTGGGAGTTTAGGCGTGGCTTCTACCCCAAATTCTGTTGCGCTA TGTCCAAATGGTCACACTCTCTGCTCAAGTTGCAAGCCTAGAGTACATAATCACTGCCCTACCTGTCGCCAAGAACTGGGTAATATCAGATGTTTAGCTCTTGAGAAGGTTGCAGAGTCACTCGAGCTTCCTTGTAAATATCAGGACCTAGGATGCTCTGAAATACATCCATACTATACTAAATTGAAACATGAGCAGCTATGCAGGTTCAGGCCCTACAGTTGCCCCTATGCAGGTTCTGAATGCCTGGTCATAGGTGATATTCCAATGCTTGTGGCCCATCTGAAAAATGATCATAAGGTGGATATGCATGAAGGCTGCACGTTCAACCACCGTTATGTGAAATCTAACCCCCACGAGGTTGAAAATGCAACATGGATGCTCACT GTCTTCAGTTGTTTTGGACAGTACTTCTGTCTTCACTTTGAGGCCTTCCTCTTGGGATTGGCTCCAGTTTACATGGcgttcttaagatttatgggtGAAGACAGCGAAGCAAAGAACTTCAGTTACAGTCTGGAAGTGGGTGGCAATGGCCGAAAACTGATATGGCAGGGAGTGCCGAGGAGTATCAGGGACTGCCACAGGAAGGTTCGAGATAGCTATGATGGATTGATCGTCCACCGAAACATGGCCCTGTTCTTCTCAGGTGGCAACAGGCAGGAGCTGAAACTGCGAGTGACTGGTCGAATTTGGAAAGAGCAATGA